A window of Bacteroidota bacterium contains these coding sequences:
- a CDS encoding AAA family ATPase yields the protein MQFKSEVEAVDFFVGKYKELNSEIGKVIIGQNEVIRDVLISIFSRGHCLLVGVPGLAKTLLVNTIAEALGLQFSRIQFTPDLMPSDIIGSEILDESRNFRFIKGPLFANIILADEINRTPPKTQSSLLEAMQERAVTAAGKRYELGNPFFVLATQNPIEQEGTYPLPEAQLDRFMFNVWLDYPSYTEELQVVKNTTSDRNVTLNKVMDDKQIIFFQDLVRRIPVPENVMEYAVKLAIKTRPNSELASATVNNYLTWGAGPRASQFLIVGAKCHAMIQGKYSPDIEDVRAVSTAILRHRIVRNYKADADGITTDAIIQELLK from the coding sequence ATGCAATTCAAATCAGAAGTAGAAGCAGTAGATTTTTTTGTTGGAAAATACAAAGAGTTGAACAGCGAAATAGGAAAAGTAATTATCGGACAAAACGAAGTAATAAGAGATGTACTAATCTCTATTTTTAGCCGTGGACATTGCTTGTTAGTTGGGGTACCCGGATTGGCTAAAACTTTATTGGTAAACACTATTGCCGAGGCATTGGGCTTGCAGTTTAGCCGCATTCAGTTTACACCGGATTTAATGCCTTCGGATATTATTGGCTCAGAAATTTTAGACGAGAGTCGTAATTTTAGATTTATAAAAGGACCTTTATTTGCCAATATTATATTAGCTGATGAGATAAATCGTACTCCTCCTAAAACACAATCCTCGTTGCTGGAGGCAATGCAAGAACGGGCTGTTACTGCAGCCGGAAAGCGCTATGAATTGGGAAATCCATTCTTTGTTTTAGCAACCCAAAACCCAATTGAACAAGAAGGTACCTATCCTTTGCCGGAAGCACAATTAGACCGATTTATGTTTAATGTGTGGCTCGATTATCCGAGTTATACAGAGGAGTTGCAAGTTGTAAAAAACACCACCTCCGACAGAAATGTCACCTTAAATAAGGTAATGGACGACAAGCAAATAATATTCTTTCAAGACTTGGTGCGCAGAATCCCTGTGCCTGAAAATGTGATGGAGTATGCTGTAAAGCTTGCCATTAAAACGCGCCCCAATTCAGAGCTTGCTTCAGCAACGGTAAACAATTATCTCACCTGGGGAGCAGGGCCTAGGGCTTCTCAATTTCTTATTGTAGGTGCCAAATGTCATGCGATGATTCAAGGTAAATATTCGCCCGATATTGAAGATGTTCGTGCAGTAAGCACTGCTATATTGCGCCATCGAATTGTGCGCAATTATAAAGCTGATGCAGATGGTATTACCACCGATGCAATAATTCAAGAATTGCTGAAATAA
- a CDS encoding DEAD/DEAH box helicase yields MNRFEELGIDARVVKAITELGFESPTPIQEATIPVLLSEKRDLVGLAQTGTGKTAAFGLPMVEKIDFDSKNTQALIICPTRELCLQITRDLQNFTKYINGAHIVAIYGGASLEMQSRELSRGAQIIVATPGRMVDMISRRKVRLTNISIVVLDEADEMLNMGFKEDLDSILSETPAEKNTWLFSATMQNEVARIAKNYMSNPHEVTVGKQNQGAENIEHRYYIVHAKDKYAALKRIADFNPEIFGIVFCRTRIETQQIAEQLIKDGYNADALHGDLSQQQRDQVMARYRSKTLQMLVATDVAARGIDVNDVTHVINYNLPDDIENYTHRSGRTARAGKSGVSIVIINMKEVGRIRMIERQISKKFTHAKLPTGKEVCEKQLFYLVNKIQEVEVNDAAIESFLPKINEMLMNLSKEELIKRMVSTEFNRFLDYYKKSADLNVDVKSADRDRREARHDGAPTGRFFINLGEMDGLNVIALRDYVSQVTTLDVGNIGRIDVKEKFSFFDVEPKVAEMVMDAFKSQRYKGRSVHLEISSGIGSGGGGGKPRGDREFGGGGKSFSRPRSGGSSGRDFGGSRGGNSDRGEKPSYGGGSKRSYSDGNKSGGFSAGRKRKY; encoded by the coding sequence ATGAACAGATTTGAAGAATTAGGAATTGATGCAAGAGTCGTAAAAGCAATAACAGAATTAGGTTTTGAAAGTCCCACCCCCATACAGGAAGCAACCATCCCTGTATTATTAAGCGAGAAAAGAGATTTAGTTGGATTAGCGCAAACAGGAACAGGTAAAACAGCAGCCTTTGGCTTACCAATGGTCGAAAAAATTGATTTCGACAGCAAAAACACACAGGCACTTATTATTTGCCCTACGCGTGAACTTTGTTTACAAATTACCCGCGATTTACAAAATTTTACGAAATACATCAACGGTGCTCACATCGTAGCCATCTACGGAGGAGCTAGTTTAGAAATGCAAAGCCGCGAATTATCTCGTGGTGCGCAAATCATTGTAGCCACTCCTGGCCGAATGGTAGATATGATTAGCCGCCGAAAAGTGAGGTTAACAAACATCTCCATTGTGGTTTTGGATGAGGCCGATGAAATGCTCAACATGGGCTTTAAAGAAGATTTAGACAGTATCTTATCCGAAACGCCTGCAGAAAAGAATACCTGGTTATTTAGTGCCACCATGCAAAATGAAGTAGCACGAATCGCCAAAAACTACATGAGCAACCCTCATGAGGTTACGGTTGGAAAGCAAAATCAAGGTGCCGAAAATATTGAGCACCGCTATTATATCGTGCATGCAAAAGATAAATATGCAGCATTAAAGCGCATTGCCGATTTTAATCCTGAAATTTTTGGTATCGTATTTTGCCGTACCCGCATCGAAACCCAACAAATTGCAGAACAGTTAATTAAGGATGGTTACAATGCCGATGCCCTTCATGGGGATTTATCACAACAACAGCGCGATCAAGTTATGGCGCGCTACCGCAGTAAAACCTTACAAATGTTGGTTGCCACCGACGTTGCTGCACGTGGAATTGATGTGAACGACGTAACTCACGTTATTAATTACAACTTACCCGACGATATCGAAAATTACACCCACCGCAGCGGAAGAACAGCGAGAGCAGGAAAATCAGGTGTTTCTATCGTTATCATCAACATGAAAGAGGTAGGAAGAATTAGAATGATTGAACGCCAAATCAGCAAAAAGTTTACACATGCCAAATTACCAACCGGTAAAGAAGTATGTGAAAAACAATTATTTTACCTGGTAAATAAAATTCAGGAAGTTGAAGTAAATGATGCCGCAATTGAATCCTTTTTGCCTAAAATCAATGAAATGTTGATGAATTTAAGCAAAGAAGAGTTAATTAAACGCATGGTTTCTACCGAATTTAATCGATTCCTCGATTATTATAAAAAATCAGCTGACTTAAATGTAGACGTAAAAAGTGCCGATCGCGACAGGAGGGAAGCACGCCATGATGGAGCACCAACAGGCCGTTTCTTCATTAACTTAGGTGAAATGGATGGTTTAAATGTTATTGCACTAAGAGATTATGTGAGTCAGGTTACAACACTGGATGTTGGTAACATTGGAAGAATTGATGTAAAGGAAAAGTTTTCGTTTTTTGATGTAGAGCCAAAAGTAGCCGAAATGGTAATGGATGCTTTTAAATCACAACGCTATAAAGGAAGAAGTGTGCATTTAGAAATTTCTTCCGGAATTGGAAGTGGCGGAGGTGGCGGAAAACCGAGAGGTGACCGTGAATTTGGCGGTGGCGGCAAAAGTTTTTCTCGTCCAAGAAGCGGTGGCAGTTCAGGTAGAGACTTTGGTGGTAGCCGAGGCGGTAACAGCGATCGTGGCGAAAAACCATCTTACGGTGGAGGCTCTAAACGATCTTATTCCGATGGAAATAAATCCGGAGGTTTCTCAGCTGGCAGAAAAAGAAAATATTAA
- a CDS encoding tetratricopeptide repeat protein, protein MNFFDTEINAISHITDPVKRYERFFSLIYIYIDGQHSEVVIGLLEKYIREAETENQSGYEGIFYYSLSYIYLSLGNKKLFQECQIKAKEKFPKIKSKSAIAMYHTYESIVCWFEGRRNDGFDCIFKALHEVNDTNYHEVKGWCLFTLATYQFDSNQLGEAEENYNKALELFKQCNAKYGYARTNNGLASIKIKQEKLVEAATILNEIRDIYVYYNKLSGLSRALTDLGVIESKLGHYPQALELFEHAYTMRIKTANLQGQITSLLEMGQLLISMKRHDEAEQKLLEAATISGKNNFKAKAFRAHELLAQLYKEKGNFETANEHLEKYFNYKTQVLADESTGRIKVLQTQLRAEEASKRAELEQQNNIELRKAYNIIELKNTEILQSIDYAKRIQKTILPSIKTLKKYFQDIFILYRPKDIVAGDFYWMHADENKIYFAVCDCTGHGVPGAFVSLVCHQALNRAVVEFDLTHPATILDKVNELVIDAFSSNEHEHEHEQVNDGMDASLLMIDYDNKTIEWAGANNPLLILDKSGSVAMLTEIKGNKQPIGRFHLVQPFTNHQVPLIPGNNYYMFSDGYSDQFGGPDWRNGGKKFSQKKLRELILAQESTPIKLQEKVLEETFLKWKADGEQIDDVLVAGIKL, encoded by the coding sequence ATGAACTTTTTCGATACTGAAATAAATGCCATTTCTCACATAACCGACCCGGTTAAAAGGTACGAACGTTTTTTCTCACTCATTTATATTTACATCGATGGTCAACATTCTGAAGTAGTAATTGGGCTATTGGAAAAATACATTAGGGAAGCCGAAACCGAAAATCAATCGGGTTATGAAGGTATTTTCTATTATAGTCTTAGTTACATTTATTTGAGTTTAGGAAATAAAAAATTGTTTCAAGAATGTCAGATAAAAGCCAAGGAAAAGTTTCCAAAAATTAAGAGTAAATCGGCAATCGCCATGTATCACACCTATGAATCAATTGTGTGTTGGTTTGAAGGAAGAAGAAACGATGGCTTCGACTGTATATTTAAAGCCCTTCATGAAGTAAATGATACGAACTATCATGAAGTAAAAGGATGGTGTCTATTTACCTTGGCCACCTACCAGTTCGACAGCAATCAACTAGGAGAAGCAGAAGAAAACTACAACAAAGCCCTGGAGCTCTTTAAACAATGTAATGCAAAATACGGGTATGCCCGCACCAATAATGGTCTTGCCTCAATAAAAATAAAGCAGGAAAAACTTGTGGAAGCTGCCACCATCTTGAATGAGATTCGCGATATTTATGTGTATTATAATAAGTTATCCGGACTGTCAAGAGCACTTACAGATTTAGGAGTAATTGAATCTAAATTAGGTCATTACCCCCAAGCACTTGAATTGTTTGAACATGCCTATACTATGCGTATTAAAACAGCGAATTTACAAGGGCAAATAACTTCCTTATTAGAAATGGGGCAGCTCCTTATTTCGATGAAGAGGCACGATGAAGCAGAGCAAAAATTACTCGAAGCAGCAACCATTTCCGGCAAAAACAATTTTAAAGCAAAAGCATTTAGAGCACATGAATTATTAGCGCAGTTATATAAGGAAAAAGGAAATTTTGAAACCGCAAATGAGCACTTGGAAAAATACTTTAACTATAAAACACAAGTGCTTGCAGATGAAAGTACTGGGCGTATTAAAGTCCTGCAAACTCAATTGCGTGCCGAAGAAGCATCAAAACGTGCAGAGTTAGAACAGCAAAACAATATCGAATTAAGGAAAGCCTACAACATAATCGAGCTAAAAAATACTGAGATCCTACAATCTATTGATTATGCGAAACGTATTCAAAAAACAATTTTACCGAGTATCAAAACGTTAAAAAAATATTTTCAGGATATTTTTATCCTGTATCGCCCAAAGGATATTGTCGCAGGCGATTTTTACTGGATGCATGCCGATGAAAATAAAATCTATTTTGCGGTGTGCGATTGCACCGGTCATGGTGTACCCGGAGCTTTTGTTTCATTAGTCTGCCATCAAGCATTGAATAGGGCTGTGGTAGAGTTTGATTTAACCCATCCGGCTACTATTTTAGACAAAGTAAACGAACTCGTAATTGATGCATTCTCAAGCAATGAGCATGAACATGAACACGAGCAGGTCAACGATGGTATGGACGCATCCCTACTCATGATTGATTATGATAATAAAACAATTGAATGGGCAGGAGCCAACAACCCGCTTTTAATTCTCGACAAATCAGGTAGCGTAGCAATGCTGACTGAAATTAAAGGGAATAAACAACCTATTGGTAGATTTCATTTAGTGCAACCCTTCACCAATCATCAAGTTCCATTAATCCCCGGAAATAATTATTACATGTTTTCTGATGGCTATTCCGATCAGTTTGGTGGCCCAGATTGGCGAAATGGAGGAAAAAAATTCTCTCAAAAGAAATTGCGTGAGCTAATTTTAGCCCAAGAAAGCACTCCCATAAAACTTCAAGAAAAAGTATTAGAAGAAACTTTCTTAAAATGGAAAGCAGATGGCGAACAAATTGATGATGTATTAGTAGCAGGGATAAAACTCTAA
- a CDS encoding transposase gives MSEFRKTYPHEIYFITLTVVGWIDVFTRKRYAEIVIENLIYCQQKEGLKIFAYVLMSNHLHLIVNRESEKNLTELLGRFKSFTAKEILKSIASTSEESRKEWLLYLFAFFAKKNKQYHKYHFWQYTNYPVLLDSTAIIEQKINYIHENPVKAGKVTDESYYVYSSANPDGPILIDEL, from the coding sequence ATGTCAGAATTTAGAAAAACATACCCTCACGAAATTTATTTTATTACCCTCACTGTTGTAGGATGGATTGACGTTTTTACAAGAAAAAGATATGCCGAAATTGTTATTGAAAATTTGATTTATTGTCAACAAAAAGAAGGATTAAAAATCTTTGCTTATGTCTTAATGAGCAATCATTTACACTTGATAGTAAACCGTGAAAGTGAAAAAAATTTGACTGAATTGCTGGGTCGATTCAAAAGTTTTACAGCAAAGGAAATCTTAAAATCCATTGCTTCCACTTCTGAAGAAAGTAGAAAGGAATGGCTACTATATTTATTTGCTTTTTTTGCAAAGAAAAATAAACAATACCACAAATACCATTTTTGGCAGTATACCAATTATCCAGTTTTACTGGATAGTACTGCAATTATAGAACAAAAAATAAATTATATTCATGAAAATCCAGTAAAAGCTGGGAAAGTAACTGATGAGTCTTACTATGTTTATTCGAGTGCTAATCCGGATGGGCCTATTTTAATTGATGAATTATGA
- the lon gene encoding endopeptidase La has protein sequence MNDNFEFKNIQLNNLIDDESDNDFIPLLTSEDEEQMNSEQTPEVLSILPLRNTVLFPGVVIPITVGRDKSIKLIKDAYKGDKTIGVVSQKDDKIEDPSFDELNKIGTVAFIIRMLRMPDGNTTVIIQGKKRFQLNEITQTDPYLKASVTPFVEHKPKKGDKEFDALYSSLKDLALQIIKQSPQIPSEAAFAIKNIESPSFLINFISSNMNATVADKQKIMEVSDLTERATLVLGFLTKELQMLELKNQIQSKVKTDLDKQQRDYFLNQQLKTIQEELGGNPVDEGVKEMEEKAKKKKWSKEVEATFKKELEKMKRIHPNAAEYSVQMNYLELLLDLPWGEYTKDKFDLRKAKKILDDDHYGLDKVKDRILEHLAVLKLKGNMKSPILCLYGPPGVGKTSLGKSIASALGRKFVRMSLGGLRDEAEIRGHRKTYIGAMPGRILQNIKKAKSSNPVFILDEIDKVGNHFHGDPSSALLEVLDPEQNNAFYDNFVEMDYDLSNVMFIATANSLSTIQPALRDRLEIIDVTGYTIEEKVEIAKRHLVPKQLEEHGIKKNQVQLEDKVLEKIIEDYTRESGVRSLEKQIAKVVRNVAKAIAMKEKYNTKLSIEDIKKFLGPEFFHKDKYQDNEVAGVVTGLAWTAVGGDILFIEVSLSKGKGGGKLTLTGNLGDVMKESAVIALEYLKSHCDDFGIASHVFDEWNIHVHVPEGATPKDGPSAGITMLTALASAFTQRKVKNHLAMTGEITLRGKVLPVGGIKEKILAAKRANIKEIILSQENKKDIQEINASYISDLTFHYVKEMKEVIQLALLEEKVKNPIDFAKKSEQEVKKEKVKVS, from the coding sequence ATGAACGATAATTTCGAATTTAAAAATATTCAATTGAACAACCTTATTGACGATGAAAGTGACAATGATTTTATTCCACTTTTAACTTCAGAAGATGAGGAACAAATGAATTCGGAGCAAACTCCGGAAGTTTTATCCATACTGCCTTTGCGCAATACTGTTTTATTTCCGGGTGTAGTGATTCCAATTACAGTAGGCCGTGATAAATCAATTAAATTGATTAAGGATGCTTACAAAGGCGACAAAACAATTGGTGTAGTTTCGCAAAAGGACGATAAGATTGAGGATCCCAGCTTTGATGAGCTGAATAAAATTGGAACAGTTGCATTTATTATTCGAATGTTACGCATGCCTGATGGCAACACTACAGTTATTATTCAAGGAAAGAAACGTTTTCAATTAAATGAAATTACGCAAACCGACCCTTACTTAAAAGCTTCGGTTACACCCTTTGTAGAGCATAAACCCAAAAAGGGAGATAAGGAATTTGATGCCTTATATAGTTCCTTAAAGGATTTGGCTTTACAAATTATTAAACAATCGCCGCAAATTCCTTCCGAAGCAGCTTTTGCTATCAAGAACATTGAAAGTCCATCTTTCTTAATCAATTTTATTTCGAGCAACATGAATGCTACCGTTGCCGATAAGCAAAAGATAATGGAGGTTTCGGATTTAACCGAACGTGCAACTTTAGTGCTTGGTTTTTTAACTAAGGAACTGCAAATGTTAGAACTTAAAAATCAAATTCAATCCAAAGTAAAAACTGATTTAGACAAGCAACAACGCGATTATTTTTTGAACCAACAACTCAAAACAATTCAAGAAGAATTGGGTGGAAATCCTGTGGATGAAGGGGTGAAGGAGATGGAGGAAAAAGCCAAGAAGAAAAAGTGGAGCAAAGAAGTTGAAGCCACATTTAAAAAGGAACTCGAAAAAATGAAGCGCATTCATCCCAATGCAGCTGAATATTCAGTTCAAATGAATTACCTCGAGCTCTTGCTTGACTTGCCGTGGGGAGAATACACCAAAGACAAATTTGATCTGCGCAAAGCAAAAAAAATATTGGACGATGACCATTATGGTTTAGATAAAGTGAAAGACCGTATTTTAGAGCATTTGGCCGTATTGAAATTAAAAGGCAATATGAAATCGCCGATACTATGCTTGTATGGACCTCCCGGTGTAGGAAAGACTTCATTGGGTAAATCGATTGCAAGTGCATTAGGGCGTAAATTTGTACGCATGAGTTTAGGAGGTCTGCGCGATGAAGCTGAAATTCGCGGACATCGTAAAACCTATATCGGCGCCATGCCGGGTAGAATTTTACAAAATATTAAAAAAGCAAAATCTTCCAACCCTGTATTTATTTTAGATGAGATTGATAAAGTGGGCAACCATTTTCATGGAGATCCTTCATCGGCTTTATTAGAAGTGCTTGACCCGGAGCAGAACAATGCATTTTACGACAATTTTGTGGAGATGGATTATGACTTAAGTAATGTGATGTTTATTGCCACAGCTAATTCGTTAAGCACCATACAACCGGCTTTGCGCGATCGTTTGGAAATTATTGATGTGACCGGATATACCATCGAAGAAAAAGTAGAAATAGCCAAGCGACACTTGGTTCCTAAGCAATTGGAAGAACATGGTATAAAGAAAAATCAAGTGCAGTTAGAGGATAAAGTGCTTGAAAAAATAATTGAAGATTATACTCGTGAGTCAGGGGTACGTAGCTTGGAAAAGCAAATTGCAAAAGTGGTGCGCAATGTTGCCAAAGCAATTGCAATGAAGGAAAAGTACAACACAAAATTAAGTATTGAGGACATTAAAAAATTCCTCGGTCCGGAATTTTTTCACAAAGATAAATACCAAGATAACGAAGTGGCAGGTGTAGTTACAGGCCTAGCTTGGACAGCTGTTGGTGGCGATATTTTATTTATTGAAGTTAGTTTAAGTAAAGGCAAGGGAGGCGGTAAGCTAACACTGACAGGTAATTTGGGAGATGTGATGAAGGAATCGGCAGTTATTGCGCTCGAATATTTAAAATCGCACTGCGATGATTTTGGAATTGCTTCGCACGTTTTTGACGAATGGAATATACATGTGCATGTTCCGGAAGGTGCCACACCCAAAGATGGTCCATCTGCCGGGATTACTATGCTTACAGCCTTAGCATCGGCCTTTACGCAAAGAAAAGTAAAAAATCACCTGGCCATGACCGGCGAAATTACCTTGCGCGGAAAAGTATTACCGGTGGGAGGTATAAAAGAAAAAATACTAGCTGCAAAACGCGCAAATATTAAAGAAATTATTCTTTCTCAAGAAAACAAAAAGGATATTCAAGAAATAAATGCTTCCTATATCTCGGATTTAACTTTTCATTATGTAAAAGAAATGAAGGAAGTAATTCAATTGGCTTTATTGGAAGAAAAAGTAAAAAATCCGATTGATTTTGCGAAGAAATCTGAGCAGGAAGTGAAGAAAGAGAAAGTAAAGGTAAGCTAG
- the porQ gene encoding type IX secretion system protein PorQ yields the protein MKQLFTNKVIIALLSFLVCRVHSTNAQVGGNNTYEFLNLVPSARVSALGGNLLAVKDNDLNLAFYNPSLLNEGMNKTLALNFSSYLAGIKFGSMAYGLKLKKSGMLDFGIHYINYGSFTGADATSQETGTFHAAEYAFFTGYGRQLDSSFSIGANLKAIYSQLDTFNSFGLAADVAGTYHNPAKNFTAALAIKNIGSQLTRYNETKEKLPFEIQAAASIRLKHVPLRLSLAGEHLEKWNLRYVDSAAIKQSSQSLGGADASTSKNKNYFFDKLLLHSVIGAEFLITKNFNIRAGFNYRRRKELKEESRGGIAGFSFGAGIKISKFHISYGVASYHLGGLSNTFSISTKFSEFIRKASTSP from the coding sequence ATGAAGCAACTTTTTACGAACAAAGTTATAATTGCACTATTATCATTTTTGGTTTGCCGGGTGCATTCCACAAATGCTCAAGTTGGCGGCAACAATACCTACGAATTTTTGAATTTAGTTCCCTCTGCGCGGGTTTCAGCCTTAGGCGGTAATCTATTGGCAGTTAAGGACAATGATTTGAATCTTGCCTTTTATAATCCTTCCTTACTAAATGAGGGGATGAATAAAACCCTCGCGCTCAATTTCTCGAGTTATTTGGCCGGAATTAAATTTGGATCAATGGCTTATGGCTTGAAATTAAAGAAATCCGGTATGTTGGATTTCGGAATTCACTACATAAACTATGGAAGTTTTACCGGTGCCGATGCAACATCACAGGAAACTGGGACATTTCATGCTGCAGAATATGCTTTTTTTACCGGTTATGGCCGTCAATTGGATTCTTCCTTTTCGATTGGAGCCAATTTAAAAGCCATTTATTCTCAATTGGATACATTTAATTCATTTGGACTTGCGGCTGATGTGGCGGGTACTTATCATAACCCAGCAAAGAACTTTACAGCTGCCCTTGCAATTAAGAATATTGGCAGTCAGTTAACGCGATACAATGAGACAAAGGAAAAATTGCCATTTGAAATTCAAGCAGCAGCATCTATCCGATTAAAACATGTTCCCTTAAGGCTTTCCTTGGCTGGGGAGCATCTCGAAAAATGGAATTTGCGCTATGTCGATTCTGCTGCGATTAAACAGAGTTCGCAAAGCTTAGGAGGAGCAGATGCAAGTACTTCTAAAAACAAGAATTATTTTTTTGATAAGCTATTGCTGCACAGCGTAATTGGAGCAGAGTTTTTAATTACTAAAAATTTCAATATACGTGCAGGGTTTAATTACCGTAGGCGAAAAGAGTTAAAGGAAGAAAGTCGTGGCGGTATTGCCGGATTTTCTTTTGGTGCCGGAATTAAAATATCCAAATTTCACATTAGTTATGGGGTTGCATCCTACCATTTGGGCGGATTGTCTAACACATTTTCAATCTCTACAAAATTTTCGGAATTTATTCGTAAAGCATCAACAAGTCCTTAA
- a CDS encoding 4-hydroxy-3-methylbut-2-enyl diphosphate reductase, with translation MKSFNIPDFYKSPVISKVKDLRKLNDPRKKDFTPTMLDFGPVRFYIARHFGFCYGVENAIEISYKAIEENPDKRVFLLSQMIHNPEVNNDLLNRGARFLMDTAGNYVIPFSDLQKDDIVIIPAFGTTLKIEQQLSEIGIDVRKYDTTCPFVERVWKKSEKLGDDKYTIIIHGKYNHEETRATFSRSDKYSHTIIVKDINEAKKVADFILGKVTKEEFVHTFIGKYSIGFDPEVDLNRVGVINQTTMLATETQEIAEFFKQTMSEKYGSQNLDSHFADTRDTLCYATNENQEATYGLLRQTADLAIVVGGYNSSNTSHIVELCEKKLPTFFISSEREIESANIIHHFDFTHQKHLRTENFLPSKDPVTVILTSGASCPDSVVDAVLQKILSFYSDTFDTETVLDKLYLQIM, from the coding sequence ATGAAAAGTTTTAACATACCCGATTTTTATAAAAGCCCGGTTATTTCAAAAGTGAAAGACTTGCGGAAGTTAAATGATCCGCGTAAAAAGGATTTTACTCCCACTATGCTTGATTTTGGGCCGGTTCGGTTTTATATCGCACGCCATTTTGGATTTTGTTATGGTGTTGAAAATGCTATTGAAATAAGCTATAAAGCAATTGAAGAAAATCCTGATAAGCGTGTTTTTTTATTGAGTCAAATGATTCATAATCCGGAGGTTAACAATGATTTATTGAACCGTGGTGCGCGCTTTTTGATGGACACTGCAGGGAATTATGTGATACCCTTTAGTGATTTACAAAAGGATGATATTGTAATTATACCTGCATTTGGAACAACCTTAAAAATTGAGCAACAACTGAGTGAAATTGGAATAGATGTGCGTAAATACGATACAACTTGCCCCTTTGTGGAGCGTGTTTGGAAAAAATCGGAAAAGTTAGGAGACGATAAATACACCATAATTATTCATGGAAAATACAATCATGAAGAAACGCGTGCAACCTTTTCACGCAGCGATAAATATTCGCACACCATAATTGTAAAGGATATAAATGAAGCAAAAAAAGTTGCTGATTTTATCCTAGGAAAGGTTACAAAAGAAGAATTTGTGCATACTTTTATTGGTAAATACTCCATTGGGTTTGATCCGGAAGTGGATTTAAATAGGGTAGGAGTTATCAATCAAACAACCATGTTGGCTACTGAAACACAGGAAATTGCTGAATTCTTTAAGCAAACCATGTCGGAAAAGTATGGTTCCCAAAATTTGGATAGTCATTTTGCCGATACACGGGATACTTTGTGTTATGCCACCAATGAAAACCAAGAAGCAACCTATGGTTTATTGCGCCAAACTGCTGATTTGGCCATAGTTGTTGGTGGTTATAACAGCTCCAATACTTCGCACATTGTGGAATTGTGTGAAAAAAAGTTACCTACATTTTTTATCTCATCTGAACGTGAAATTGAATCAGCCAACATTATTCACCATTTTGATTTTACGCATCAAAAGCATTTAAGGACCGAAAATTTTCTTCCTTCCAAGGATCCGGTAACCGTTATTTTAACAAGCGGAGCTTCTTGTCCGGATTCGGTTGTGGATGCTGTGCTTCAAAAAATTCTTTCTTTTTATTCGGATACTTTCGATACCGAAACTGTGCTAGATAAGTTATATTTACAGATTATGTAA
- a CDS encoding (d)CMP kinase, with protein MKQITIAIDGYSSCGKSTLAKALAAKLGYSYVDSGAMYRAATLFFLRNKWISKSGKIEESKIIDSLPLINLSFRYNKALRFSETYLNEENVETEIRQMEVSNNVSKISTLKKVREKMIHLQKEMGKNKGVVMEGRDIGTAVFPDAELKLFMTADIEVRVQRRYDEMTSKGNQVSHQEVRENLQKRDYSDTHRKENPLVQAADAIVLDNSDLDRQQQLDYVITIINDLSLVKDEINKERLR; from the coding sequence ATGAAACAAATTACGATTGCGATTGACGGATATTCATCCTGCGGAAAAAGCACATTGGCTAAAGCATTGGCAGCCAAATTGGGCTATAGTTATGTGGATTCAGGGGCAATGTATCGAGCGGCAACGCTCTTTTTTTTGCGCAATAAATGGATCAGCAAAAGCGGCAAAATTGAGGAAAGCAAAATTATTGATTCCTTGCCATTAATAAATTTAAGCTTCCGCTATAATAAAGCGCTCCGATTTTCAGAAACCTATTTGAATGAGGAGAATGTTGAAACAGAAATCAGGCAGATGGAAGTTTCGAATAATGTAAGCAAAATCAGTACTTTAAAGAAAGTGCGTGAGAAAATGATTCATCTCCAAAAGGAAATGGGTAAAAATAAAGGGGTGGTAATGGAAGGCCGTGATATTGGAACAGCAGTTTTTCCGGATGCTGAACTTAAATTGTTTATGACAGCCGATATTGAAGTTCGGGTACAACGTCGCTATGATGAAATGACCTCAAAAGGAAACCAGGTGAGCCATCAAGAAGTGCGCGAAAATTTGCAAAAACGCGATTACAGCGATACCCACCGCAAAGAAAATCCTTTGGTACAAGCAGCGGATGCAATAGTATTGGATAACAGTGATTTAGATAGGCAACAACAACTCGACTATGTAATCACCATTATAAATGACCTATCTTTGGTGAAGGATGAAATCAATAAGGAACGCTTGCGTTAG